From the Micromonospora echinofusca genome, the window CGGCAGCAGCAGCGCCACGGGCACCCCGGCACCCCGCCGCCGGACCCGCCCGCCGTGGGTGCGTGTCACGGCGCCTGGAACCCCACCTCGGCGAGCACCGCGCGACCCCGCTCCGAGCGGACGTACGCGACGAAGGCCCGCGCGCCGTCGGGATTCGGCGCGTCACGCAGCACGACGATCGGGTAGGCGTTGCCGGCACGGGCGGACTCGGGAAACTCGACGGCCGTCACCTCGGCCGCGGCGGCCAGCGCGTCCGTACGGTAGACGAGCGCCGCGTCGACCTCGCCGAGCCGCAGTTTGGCCAACGCGCCCCGTACGTCCTGCTCCAGGGTGACCGGGGTGACGGCGACGGAGGCGGCGTTGAGCGCCGCGCGCGCCGCCGCCCCGCAGGGCACCTGCTCCGCGCAGAGCGCGACCTTCACGCCCGGCCGAGCCAGGTCGGCCAGCCCGGCGACGCCCCGGGGATTGCCCCTCGGCACGGCGACGACGAGCTGGTTGCGGGCGAAGACCGCCGGGTCGCCGTCGGCGTCGCCCGCCCCGGTGACCGTGGCCATGTTGCGCGGCGCCGCCGAGGCGAACACGTCGGCCGGCGCGCCCTGGTCGATCTGCGCGGCCAGCGCCGCGCTGCCGGCGAAGTTGAACACGACGGTGGCGCCGCCGGACGCCTCGAAGTCCCGGCCGAGCCGGATGAACGACTCCGTCAGCGAGGCCGCGGCGAACACGGTCACCGTGCCGGCGGCGCGCGGGCCACCCGCCGATCCGCCGCCGGAGGCGTTCCCGCCGCCGCACCCGGCCGCGCCGGCGAGGACCAGCGCCGCCGCCACCGCCGCCGCCCGCTTCGCCCTCACGATGCCTGCCTCCCCCGGGAGCCGCCGGGCGGCGAGAGTCGTTCCACCACCACGGTGGTCGACTTGATCACGGCGACGGCCAGCGAACCGACGCGCAGGTCCAGCTCGTCGACCGCCTCCCGGCTCATCAGCGACACGACCCGGAACGGACCGGCCTGGATGTCGACCTGCGCCATCACGGTGTCCTTGACGACGTTGACCACGATGCCGCGCAGCCGGTTGCGGGCCGAGGAGGCGTCCGACCGGTCGTCCAGGTCGGCGGCCTGGCCGCGCGCGAACGCGGCGAGGTCGACCCCGTCGATCACCCGGTGGCCCTGCGCGTCGCGCCCGGCGGCGAGCCGCCCGGCGTCGACCCACCGGCGTACGGTGTCGGCGCTGACGCCGAGCAGCTCGGCGGCCTCCCCGATGCGGAACGTCGTCACCGGGCCACCCTACCGAACGGCAGATGCGGGGCGAGATGGCGGTTGAGCCTCGTGGCTGCTGCCGTCATCGGCCATCCGGCCTGGCAGGCGCGTATCTATCGGTCCGGCGACACGACCGCCCCGAGCGCATGCTGTCCCCACGGGACGGGATAGACCACAATGAAGGGCTCGCACCGGGGACGGCGACGGGGAGGGCCGAGTTGGATCGGGACGACGAGACCAGCAGCACCCCACCGGCGCCGGCGGCGCCCGCCCGCGCCTCCCGGTCCCGGCAGCTGCGCCTGGCGGCCCTGCTGCTCCTGCTCGTGGTGGTCGTGGCGGCGACGGTACGGGTCGTCGTGGCCACCGGGCCGCCGACCTGGGACGAGCTGCGCGAGCGGGCGGGGCTGACCAACCGGGACCGGCTGATCATCGGGGTCAAGGACGACCAGCCGGGCGTGGCGCAGAAGCTGGAGAACGGTGCGTTCGAGGGCTTCGACATCGACATCGCGTACATGATCGCCGAGGACCTGGGCTTCGACGCCCCGGAGGTGACGCTGCTGTCGATCGAAAGCGAGGACCGGGCCCGCCGGCAGGCGCGCGACGCCGACGGCAGCTTCGTCACGGTCGACCTGGTGGTCGCCTCCTACAGCATCACCGAGCAGCGTCGGGACCAGGGCGTGACCTTCTCCTTCCCCTACCTGGAGACCGAGCAGTCGGTGCTGACGCTCGCGTCGGATCCCCGACAGGTCGCCAGCCTGCGCGACCTCGAACGGGCGAAGGTCTGCACGCTGGGCACCTCCACCTCCGAACAGCGCCTGCGTGAGGCGGGCGCGAACCCGATCGGCCGCAACCGGATCAGCCAGTGCATCCAGGCGCTCTACGACGGCGAGGTCGACGCGGTCACCACCGACGCCGCCATCCTGGCCGGCTTCGTGGGCCCGCGCCCGCCGGGCGAGCTGCCGCCGGCGACGAAGCTGCTGCGGCCGAAGGAGCTGCGGCACTGGGACATCGGCGCGGAGTCGGCGGAGAAGTGGGGCGTGAACACCGGCCCCGTCCCCGAGATGCGCGACCTGGTCAATCTGTCCCTCCAACAGTCGGCGAAGGGCCCCGACGGCGACCGGTGGAAGGCGGCGTTCGACCGGTACCTGGCCTCGGAGCAGCAGTACAGCAACCCGCAGCAGGTGGCGGTCGGCCGGCAGCCGGAGCCCGAGGAGACGGTGGAGGTGCGGCAGTGGCCGTGGGAGAGATGGGCCCTGCCGTCTCCGGGTCGGCCGAGATCGGGCGTGCCGAGCGCCGCCCGGGCACCAAGCAGGCGCAACAGGCGCAGCAGTGGCTGCTGACGCTGCTGCCCGCGTTTCCGGTGCTGCTGCTGGTGCTGCGGCTCTGGCGGCTCAGCCGGCAGGACATGCCGACGATGCTGCTGCTGGTGCAGTACGTCAGCCCGCTCGGGCTGCTCAGCGCCCTGCTGATCGCGCTGGTGTGGGCGTTCCCGCTCGTCGTGCTGGTGCTGGCCGTCCTCGGCCGGCTGCTCCAGGTCAGCGCGCCTGACCGGTTCGACCCGGAGCGCTCGCTGCTGGCCTACGGCACCGTGCGTACGCCCGGTTGGGTGCTGGTGGCGGCGATCGCGCTGGCGGCGCTGACCTGGCAGCTGCGGTTCCTGCCGTTGCTGCTGATGCTCGCCCTCTGGCTGCTGGCGCTGCGGACCCGGCTGCGCCACCCGGACCGACCCCGCCTGCTCCTCGGCACCACCCTGGTGCTGCCGGTCGTGGCGGCGGCCGCCAGCTACGCCTGGCTGGCGCCCGCGGTGTCGAGGGCGCTCGGCGAGGGCGAGTTGGCCACGGTCCTGCTGCTGGTCGTGCCGCCGCTGGGGGCCGTGGTGCTCACCGGTCCGCTGCCGCGCCCGGTCGCCCCGGCGCTGACCCGTGTCCTCGCCTACGCGGTGGCGGCAGTGGTGCCACTGGTGACGGGCGTGGTCTTCCTGCGGGTGCCGCTGCTGCCCGCCGTCGCCGTCGAGGTCGGCGCGGAGGCAGGGCCGGTGCGGGAGGTGGTACGCGGCGAGGCGGTCACCGTGACCGACCGGATGACGATCGTGCTCGACGGGCGGGGCGAGGTGCGCTTCCTGCCCAACGACCAGGTACGCGGGCAACTGCTCTGCCCCGACCCGGGGCGGATTCCGGTCAGCCGGGTGGACGTCTACGGCTGGCACGTGGAGGAGACGGCGCTGGACTGGATGATCCCCCGGCAGGCGGTGGGCCGGCCGGACCCGCGCTGCCTGGGCCGGCTGCCGGCTGCGGATCCCGCCGGGGCGTCCGCGCCGCCGTCGCCCGGGCCCGCCTCGCCGTCCTCGCCGCCACCGCGCGCCCGCTGACGGCCGGCGGGCGGCACGGGTCGCATGCCCCCGTCCCGCCCGCCGGCCGCGACCGGCGGGGTCAGCAGTTGCGCAACTCGGGGGACTGGTTGAGCAACTGCCCCCGGGCGGAGACGAACCGCCGGTACACGTCCGAGTCGACGGCCGCCGGGCGGAACGCGGCGACCCGGTGGCAGTTCTGGAAGGCGAGCTTGACCTGGAAGTGCCGCTCCAGGCCGGCCCGGATGGCGTCGCTGGCGAGCGCCCGCAGCAACTGGCCGCGCTCGGCCTCGGTGGGCGGCGGGATCACGTTGTCGGCGTGGTCCGCGCCGGTGGCGGCCAGTTCGGCGGCCACCCGGCTGACCGTCTGCCAGGCGTACGGCAGCGACTCGCGGACGCAGGCGACGAACTCGGCGTCGTCGACGGGGCCGCGCTCGGCGGCGTCGAGCAGGGCGGGCGGGACGGTGAGAGACATGATCCTCCTCCGGTTCACCGGTAATGACTACGGTTTTCATTACCGTGGGCGGACTGAGCACACCACGAGGGAGGCGTCGCGTCAATGACCGTCCGGCGTGCCGTGCGGACCCACCGTGACGACGGCGTCGGTGCGAGTGGTGAGTGGCGAGGCGACGGCGAGGCGGCGGCGGTCAGCCCCGGCGCGCGGTGCGGCCCTTCAGGTGGCGGCCCAACTCCCGGGCGATCTCCCGCTCGGCGTCCCGCTCGGCGAGCGCCTGCCGCTTGTCGTACGACTTGCGGCCCTTGGCCAGGGCCAGCTCGACCTTCGCCCAGCCGCCCGAGAAGTACATCGACAGGGGCACCAGGGTCAGGCCACCCTCGCGGGTCCGCTCCAGGATGCGGGCTATCTCCACCCGGCGCAGCAGCAGCTTGCGGGTGCGCCGGGGCGCGTGGTTCGTCCAGCTGCCGAAGCCGTACTCGGCGATGTGCAGACCGTAGAGCATCAGCTCGCCGTCGCGTTCCTGGGCGAACGCGTCGACCAGCGACGCCCGGCCCTCGCGCAGCGACTTGACCTCCGTGCCGGCCAGCACGATGCCCGCCTCGTAGGTCTTGAGGACGGTGTAGTCGTGCCGCGCCTTCTTGTTGGAGGCGATCAGCCTGCGCTCGGTCTGCCGGGCCGCGTTCACCCGGTCGAGGATATCGCCTCACGGCCGGTTCCTCCCCGCGCCGCCGCCGCTCCCGGCGGGCGTGCGGTGCGCGGTCCGTCCCTCCCGCGTCGCCGCCGCAGGAGGGACGCCGTGGCCGAATCCGATGGCGCCGGCCGGGCCCGGCGGGGGAGACTCCGCCAATGGATCATCGGGCGATGGTGCGGCTGAGCAAGCGGATGTCCCTGGCGTTGCGGCACGAGCCCGCCCGCTTCGGCCTCGCGCCCGACCGGGCGGGCTGGGTGCCTGTCGACGACCTGCTCGCCGCGCTGCGGATCGACCGCGTGGACCTGGACGCCGTGGTGGCCGGCAACGACAAGCAGCGCTTCGCCGTGGAACGCGGTGCCGACGGCGCCGAGCGGATCCGCGCCAACCAGGGGCACTCGATCCCGGTCGACCTGGGCCTGACGCCCAGCGCACCGCCGGCGCGGCTCTACCACGGCACCAGCCGCGTCGCGCTCGACTCGATCCGCGCCACCGGCCTGCACCGGGCCGGCCGGCACCACGTCCACCTGTCGCCGGACGTGGCGACGGCCCGGCGGGTGGGTGCCCGCCGGGCGGGCGAGCTGGTGGTGCTGACCGTGGACGCGGCGGCGATGGCCCGCGACGGGCACGCCTTCTACCGCAGCGCCAACGGCGTCTGGCTCACCGACGCGGTGCCCGCCCGCTACCTGGCGGACTGAGCGGCCCGGCTCAGCCCGCGCGTCGGGCGAGGAACTCGGCGAGCACCCGCGTGTGGGTGGAGAAGGCCAGCTCCGTCGGCTCGGTGAGCACCAGCCACTCGGTGGCCTCCTCGGTCGGCGCCGACGGGGGCAGCGCCTCGGCGGGCCGCTCGGGCAGTTCGCCGAAGACCATCATCGTGCCGCCGGACGGAGCGCCGTACACCGAGAGCAGCCGGGCGTCGGCGGCGTCGGCGCGCAGGCCCGTCTCCTCCCACAACTCCCGCACCAGCGCCTCCTGCCACTCCTCGCCGTACTCGACGAAGCCGCCCGGCAGCGCGAGCTGGCCGCGCGCCGGCTCGATGTCGCGGCGTACGACGACCACGCCGAGGCCCCGGGCCGTGCGGACCGGCAGCACCGCCACCGCGACGGGCAGCGGGTTGCGCCAGACCGTCTCGCCGCAGACCGCGCAGACCCGCGGCCACCCGGTCGCCGCCGGGTAGGCGGCGCCGCAGAAGGAGCAGTGGGAGTACGCCGCGGCGGTCATGCCGCAGCACGTTACCCCGCGCGCCCGGAGCCCCCGCGACCTGCCGCCCGTCGCGCCCCCGGCGCATCCCCGCGGTACGGGAACGGGCGCGAGCGATGAGCGGCTCCGCCGTCGTCCGGGCCGGATCCGGCGCTCACGCGCGGCCCGCGCCCAGGGCGTCGCGGGCCGCCATGAGGGCGAACCCGAGCAGGTTGGCGCCCTGCCAGCGCGCCGGATCCTCCGCGCGCGGGTCGTCGGCGGCCAGGCCGATGCCCCAGACGCGGTCGACCGGGCTCGCCTCCACGAGCACCCGCTCGCCGGTGCCGAGCAGGAACTCCCGCAGGTCGTCGTGCTGGCCGAACTTGGCGACGCTGCCCGCCACCACGATGTCGTGGCGCCGGGCCTCCCAGGTCGCCTGGTCGAAGCCGCGCACCTGGCGGCCGAGCGACTTGGCGCGGTGGGGATGCCCGGCCGCCAGGATCCGCCCGGCGACCGCGCTGTCGCCGAACAGCATCGCCTTGTGCCACATCATCCAGTGCTCGGCGGTGGCGTACGTCCGCTCGCCGTCACTGAACGGGGCGGGCCACCACTGGCTCAGGCAGCCGGGCCCGACGCTGCCGTCGCGCTGCGGCCGGTGACCCCAGAAGCACAGGTAGCGGATCTTCCCACCGGCGCGGACGGCGGCGACGAGCTCGTCGACGGATCGAGGTGACATGGCGGCGAGTCTGCCGCAGGGGTCCGACGGAACGCGCGCGATCTCCGGGCCCGTCGGCTCCGCGCGGTCAGGTCGTCGGCGCGCCGGTGTAGAACGCCGTGGTGCGTTCCATGGCGGCCCGTGCCTGCCCGGCGTCGGTGCCGTCGGCGACGCTCGCCTCGCCCCACCGCTCGCTGCTGGCCGTGACGAACTGCCGGCCCTGCTCGGAGACCATCCAGGCCTCGCTCTCCTGCGGGGTGACCCCGCTGCCGTCGGCGGCGAGGTGCGAGGCCAGCCCGAGCAGGCCCAGGTCCCAGCCGACCCCGAGCGCGCCCGGACCGAACTGGTCCCAGCGCTCCTGGTCGACGTGCGCGACGTGCTCCAGCTCGAACCGGGTCCGGCCGCTCTCCACCGGCGTCAGGCGCACCTCGATCCAGCTCACCTCGCCGCCGAACTCCCAGGTGGCGGCGAAGCTCTTCGGCGGGTCGCAGCGCTCGACCGTGCCGCCGGCGTTGCCTTCGAGCTGGTAGCGGCCGTGCAGCCGCAGGTCGCCCGAGACGGGCAGGAACCAGCGGGGGATGCGTTCGGCGTTGGTGCAGGCGTCCCAGACGTCCTCCAGCGGCGCGTCGTACGTCTGGCTGATGGTCATCACCCGGGCCTCGCCGGCCTCCAGCACCCGCCGGCCGAGCTGGCGGCGTACGGCGTTGATCTGCTCGGTCGCGTCGATCATCGGTCTCTCCCGTGGTCGGTCGTGTCGTCGGTCGGGGGCGGCTGCTCGCGCAGCCGCCGTTCGCGCTTGCCTCGGGCCAGCTCGGTGGCGAGGGCGTGCAGGGGCGGCGTCCAGAACCGCCGGAAGTTCTCGAGCCAGCGGTCGACCTCCCGCAGCGGGCGGGTGTCGACGGCGTAGAGGCGTCGGGTCCCCTCCGCCCGGACGGTGGCGAAGCCGTTGTCGCGCAGCACCTTCAGGTGCTGGGAGACGGCCGGCTGGGAGATGCCGAACTCCCGCCGGATCACGTCGCACAGCCCGCCGGCGGTCATCTCGCCGTCGGTGAGCAGCTCGAGGATGCGACGGCGCACCGGGTCACCGAGTACGTCGAAGGCGTGCACGGAACCCTTTATATCAGCGGGGCCTTATTTAAGCGACTCATGACACGACGGTGTGTCGCCGACGCCGGCCCGGAAGCGTCGGGGATACGACTCTCCACGGGGTCGGTGCGAAGATCCGCACGACGCTACCCTGGCATCGACGGACATATACTTTCCGTACGATCGTGGAACCCGTGAGCGGAGGCGGGCGTGCCACTCTTCTTCCTGAGCTACGCCCATGAGGACAACCGCAACGGCCAGGTGCAGGAGTTCTTCGGCGATCTCAGCGAGGCGGTGGCCCGGCTGGCCGGCGTGGGCTGGGACCAGGCGGGATTCGTCGACGGGCAGATGCCGCTCGGCGCGACCTGGTCGCAGGAACTGGCCGACGCCCTCGCCACCAGTTCCTGCCTGGTGGCGCTGACCTCCCCCCGCTACGTGGTCAGTGACTACTGCGGACGCGAGTTCCGGGTCTTCGCCGACCGGGTCGACGCGCACGAGCGCGAGTTCCGCCGCCGTCCCCCCGCCGTACTGCCGATCCGCTGGATCCCCTGCGACCGCGTGCCCGGGGCGTTGACCGGCTTTCAGCACAAGAACTTCCCGGCCGGCGCCGTGTACGCCCAGGACGGGCTGCTCACCCTCAAGCAGCGCCGCCGGCACCACGACGAATACCAGGACTTCGTCGACGCGCTGGCCAAGCACATCGTGCAGACCGACCGCGACCACCGCCTGCTCCGGCCCGCCCGACGGCCGGTACTCGCCGAGGTCACCAGCGCCTTCGAGACCACGCGCCGGCGACCGGCTCCCGGGTCGTCCGCCGCCCGGTCGCCCCGATCGACCAGCGCCCGGCACGTCTGGTTCGTCCTGGCCGCCGGCAGCGCGGCGGAACTGGCCGGCACCCGGAGCGGGGCGGAGGACCGATACGGCGCGCTGGCCCGGGACTGGCGGCCGTACCGCCCCGAGCTGGAGGCGCCGATCGGCAGCTACGCCGGGGCGGTCGCCACCACCAAGAGCTACGGCTGGACGGTCGAGGACGCCGTCGACCTCGCCGAGGTGCGGGAGTGGGCCCGGGCGCACAACCAGATCGTCGTGCTCGTGGTGGACGTCTGGTCGGCCGGCCTGCCGCGCTACGAGCTGACCCTCGTCGGCTACGACCGCGACCCCGACACCACCACCCCGGTACTGGTGCCCTGGACGGCCGCCGACGACGCGGCGGCCGACGGCAACCAGCGGTTGTGGGAGACCCTGGCGCGCGTCCTGTCGCACCACGTGGTGCGCAACGATCCCGCGATGTGGCGACCGGAGATCGCCACCGCCGGCCGCTTCCACGCCGAGCTGGAGGACGCGCTGGTCGTGGCCCAGAGCCGCATCTACCGTACGGGCACGGTCTACCAGGAGCCGCCGTCGGACGGCCCGGTACACCGCCCGATCCTCGAAGGTCCCTGATGGAGGCGGGCAGCCGATGGCGGTGAACGACGCGGCACGCGGGCAGATCGTCACGTTCTACTCGTACAAGGGCGGCACGGGACGCACGATGGCGCTGGCCAACGTGGCCTGGATCCTGGCCAGCCAGGGCCTTCAGGTGCTCGTGGTGGACTGGGACCTGGAGTCGCCCGGCCTGCACCGCTACTTCCACCCGTTCCTGCGCGACTCCGAGCTGCGCGCCACCCCCGGGGTCATCGAGATGATCTGGGATTACTCGATGGCCACGATGCAGCGCAATCCCGGCGACGACCCGCAGGAACTGCTCGCCGGGCATGCCAAGATCCAGCGGCGGGCAGTCTCGCTGAACTGGGAGTTCCCGCACGGCGGCGTGATCGACTTCGTGGCGGCCGGCCAGCAGGACTCGGCGTACTCGCGGCTGGTGAGCACCTTCGACTGGTCGAACTTCTACGAACGCCAGGGCGGGGCGGCCTTCTTCGACGCGGTCCGCGCGCAGATGCGCGCCGAGTACGACATCGTGCTGATCGACAGCCGTACGGGCCTGAGCGACGTCGCCGGCATCTGCACCGTGCAACTGCCCGACACCGTCGTCAACTGCTTCACCATGTCGACGCAGAGCATCCGGGGCGCGTCGGCCGTGGCCCGCTCGATCCGCGCCCAGCGCCCGGACGACCCGCCGCTGCTGGTGCCGGTGCCGACCCGGGTGGAGGACGCCGAGCTGCGCAAGCTGGAGACCGGCCGGGACCTGGTCCGGGCCGAGTTCGCGTCGTTCCTCGACCACCTCTCCGACGCCGCGCGGGCCCGCTACTGGAACACCATCGAGGTGCCCTACCGCGCGTTCTACGCCTACGAGGAGATCCTCGCCGCGTTCGGCGACCGTCCCGAGCAGGCGGGCACCCTGCTGGCGGCGTACGAGCAGCTCGCGTCGGTGGTGACCGGCGGCCGGGTCACCCGGCTGGAGCCGATGCCGGAGGAGGAACGGCGCCGCTCGCTGACCGCGTTCGAGCGGTCCCGGCTCACCGCCGAGCAGACCGTGCTGGTCGGCTACGCCTCGATGGACCGGCTCTGGGCGGAGTGGATCAGCGACCAGCTCGAGGAGGCCGGGCTGCGGGTGGACCGGCGCGCGGTCGACGTGCCGGTCCGCGCGGGTGGCCGCACCGAGTTCGACCGGGCGCTCGCCGCCGCCAGCCGGGTGCTGGTCGTGCTGACCCGGCACTTCGCGGCCACGCCGCTGGCGGGGGAGGCGTGGAAGGCCGCCGCCAGCCGGGACCAGGTCGCCGGCACCGGCGTGCTGGTGCCGCTGCGGGTCGACGAGTCCCGGCTCGCCCTGCCCTACACCGACCGCACCCCGGTCGACCTCAGCGACGTCGACGCCGGCACCGCCCGGACCCTGCTGCTCGAGGAGGCGGGCGCACCCGCGCACGCGGTGACCGGCCGGGCGGTCGGTCGGTTCCCCGGAGCCTTCCCGGCAGTGTGGAACGTGCGTCAGCACGGCACCACCTTCGTCGGCCGGGCGGCGCAGCTGGAGGCGCTGCGCGACCGGCTGATCGCCTCGCCCGCCTCCGGCGTGCAGGTGATCCACGGCCTCGGCGGGGTCGGCAAGACCCAGCTCGCCGCCGAGTACGCGCTCCGCTTCGCCCGCGACTACGACATCGTCTGGTGGATCCCCGCCGACAGCGAGGAGCGGATCCGGGGCGGGCTGGCCGACCTCGCCGAGGCGATGGGGCTCGGCGCCGGCGGCGGTGGCGAGGCGGTCCGGCGGGTGCTCGACGCGCTACGCCGGGGCGGCCCCGGCCGGCGCTGGCTGATCGTCATGGACAACGCCGACGAGCCGTCGCGGGCCACCCGGGCGCTGCTGCCGCAGGGCCCCGGGCACGTCCTGCTCACCACGCGCGACCAGACCTGGAGCGAGTACGCGGGCGCCACCGAGCTGACCGTCTTCGACCGGATGGAGAGTGTCCAGCTGCTGCGCGACCGCGTCCGCGGCCTCACCGAGGAGGAGGCGACCCAGGTCGCGGAGAAGCTCGGCGACCTGCCGCTGGCGGTGGAACAGGGCGCGGCCTACCTGCGGGCCACGGCGCTGCCCGTGCAGCAGTACCTCGCCTCGCTGGACACCCCCGGCCTGCTGCGCATCCTGGAGGGCCGGCAGTCGGCCGGGTACTCCAAGACGCTCGCCGCGACCTGGCTGGTGACCCTGCGCCAGCTGCGGCAGGAGAAGCCCGCCGCCGCGCGCCTGCTGGAACTGTGCTCGTACTACGCGCCGGAGCCGATCCCGGTCGCGATGCTCACCGGCGAGCGGTTCGCCGTCTTCATGGCCCCGTTCGACCCCACCCTCACCGACCCGATCCTGCAGGGGCTGGTCACCGCCGAGCTGGGCCGCTACGGCCTCGCCCAGGTCGACGCGGAGAACAACACCGTCCGCATCCACCGGCTGGTGCAGCTGGTCATCAAGGACCAGCTCGACGACCCCGTCGAGACCCGTCGTCAGGCCCAGTCGCTGCTCGCCGCGGCCAGCCCCCGCGACCCGGACAAGCCGGCCAACTGGCCGCGCTACGCCGAGCTGTGGCCGCACGTACGCCCCTCGGCGCTGCACGAGTCGACGGCCGAGGAGGCCCGCCAGCTCGTGGCCGACACGGTGCGCTACCTCTACCGGCGCGGGGACTACGAGTCCGCGCGCTCGCTGGCCGAGGACGCGTTGGAACGCTGGCGCGACACCGACGACGACGACCCCACCAAGCTGCGGATGCGGTTCCACCTGGCCAACGTCCTGCGCGCGCAGAGCCTGTTCGACCTGGCCTTCGACATCGACCAGGACGTCTACGACCGGCAGCGGCGGATCTTCGGCGAGCACCACCTCTACACCCTGATGACGGCCCGCAGCCTCGGGGCCGACCTGCGCGCCCAGGGCCGCTACCACGACGCCGAGCAGCGCGACCGGCGCACCCTGGAGC encodes:
- the fxsT gene encoding FxSxx-COOH system tetratricopeptide repeat protein; its protein translation is MAVNDAARGQIVTFYSYKGGTGRTMALANVAWILASQGLQVLVVDWDLESPGLHRYFHPFLRDSELRATPGVIEMIWDYSMATMQRNPGDDPQELLAGHAKIQRRAVSLNWEFPHGGVIDFVAAGQQDSAYSRLVSTFDWSNFYERQGGAAFFDAVRAQMRAEYDIVLIDSRTGLSDVAGICTVQLPDTVVNCFTMSTQSIRGASAVARSIRAQRPDDPPLLVPVPTRVEDAELRKLETGRDLVRAEFASFLDHLSDAARARYWNTIEVPYRAFYAYEEILAAFGDRPEQAGTLLAAYEQLASVVTGGRVTRLEPMPEEERRRSLTAFERSRLTAEQTVLVGYASMDRLWAEWISDQLEEAGLRVDRRAVDVPVRAGGRTEFDRALAAASRVLVVLTRHFAATPLAGEAWKAAASRDQVAGTGVLVPLRVDESRLALPYTDRTPVDLSDVDAGTARTLLLEEAGAPAHAVTGRAVGRFPGAFPAVWNVRQHGTTFVGRAAQLEALRDRLIASPASGVQVIHGLGGVGKTQLAAEYALRFARDYDIVWWIPADSEERIRGGLADLAEAMGLGAGGGGEAVRRVLDALRRGGPGRRWLIVMDNADEPSRATRALLPQGPGHVLLTTRDQTWSEYAGATELTVFDRMESVQLLRDRVRGLTEEEATQVAEKLGDLPLAVEQGAAYLRATALPVQQYLASLDTPGLLRILEGRQSAGYSKTLAATWLVTLRQLRQEKPAAARLLELCSYYAPEPIPVAMLTGERFAVFMAPFDPTLTDPILQGLVTAELGRYGLAQVDAENNTVRIHRLVQLVIKDQLDDPVETRRQAQSLLAAASPRDPDKPANWPRYAELWPHVRPSALHESTAEEARQLVADTVRYLYRRGDYESARSLAEDALERWRDTDDDDPTKLRMRFHLANVLRAQSLFDLAFDIDQDVYDRQRRIFGEHHLYTLMTARSLGADLRAQGRYHDAEQRDRRTLELSVRSFGEDSGRTLTAENNLAVSLRLVGHFREAAQLDQHIYERRRERFGDEDPSTLASASNYGRGLRDIGELWRSHSVLQRTSANQQKIIGPDHPETLRTAKELALTLRQLGRFADAHRVLERTVVRYQRTLGGEHADTLSCEMALATTWSAVGDNPTALRMARRLRDAYTEVLGADHAITLACLNNLGVFLRKAGEHPQALDLAQRVRDQLLASLGERHPHTLLATLNLANDLFALGERDAALLLDTTAYVELIRALGAEHPDSVSAALNLAVSRIATESEADAGRALYDDAFGQLVQLFGGDNPRVVQARQRDRFNGYIEPALL